One window from the genome of Natrialba magadii ATCC 43099 encodes:
- a CDS encoding HalOD1 output domain-containing protein has translation MGQHDYDVDHTASLAVINAVSAVADRDPTELPPLYETIDPDALDALLSEQTETGVRPEVSFSYDGYAVTVVRTETQLSVEVTE, from the coding sequence ATGGGACAGCACGACTACGATGTCGATCACACCGCCTCACTCGCGGTGATCAACGCAGTTTCGGCTGTTGCCGACCGCGACCCGACCGAACTGCCACCCCTGTACGAGACGATTGATCCGGATGCACTCGATGCGCTGCTCTCAGAACAGACCGAAACCGGCGTTCGGCCGGAGGTTTCGTTTAGCTACGACGGGTACGCGGTAACGGTCGTTCGAACCGAAACACAGCTCTCTGTTGAAGTGACAGAGTAG
- the cca gene encoding CCA tRNA nucleotidyltransferase encodes MSDEDADADADADAEADATGGDRDAGGTRDEGNGNGNSNGSNSGDAASDEFNTVVATVRDRVDPDEDERERLRAVADRLTTRAEAAATELCNDADVIQVGSTARGTWISGDRDIDVFVRFPPELDRETLESYGLEVGHTTLPGGHEEYAEHPYVKGTVEGFDVDVVPCFRLESATEIRSAVDRTPFHTTYLRQRLDDDLAADVRVTKQFLKGIGAYGSDLRTRGFSGYLTELLVCEYGGFRPLLEAAADWQPPVELDPENHGRETFADPLIVIDPTDPDRNVAAVCAPENVARLQHYARAFLEEPALECFEPADPEPLSETDLREHLERRQTTPVAIRFDAPDLVEDQLYPQLQKSLDGITQGLDNRGFDVFRAAAFADEAAVVFAELAVAERPAVERHDGPPVHVQGHAGGFYDAYADDSDAYGPFIDGDRYITEREREFTSAREFLESQRLFDVGLGAHVETALESDYEVLVGDDVAVLLEEFGRELRTYFEPRP; translated from the coding sequence ATGAGCGACGAGGATGCAGACGCCGACGCTGATGCAGACGCCGAGGCTGACGCAACCGGCGGCGACCGTGATGCCGGAGGAACTCGAGACGAAGGCAACGGCAACGGTAACAGTAACGGCAGCAACAGCGGCGACGCTGCCAGCGACGAGTTCAACACCGTCGTCGCCACCGTCCGAGACCGCGTCGACCCCGACGAGGACGAACGCGAGCGACTGCGCGCAGTCGCCGATCGGCTCACCACCCGCGCCGAAGCCGCAGCGACCGAGCTATGCAACGACGCGGATGTCATCCAGGTCGGCTCCACCGCGAGAGGCACCTGGATCAGCGGCGACCGCGACATCGACGTCTTCGTTCGGTTCCCACCCGAACTCGACCGGGAGACACTCGAGTCCTACGGCCTCGAGGTTGGCCACACCACCCTCCCCGGGGGCCACGAGGAGTACGCCGAACACCCCTACGTCAAGGGCACCGTCGAAGGATTCGACGTCGACGTCGTCCCCTGCTTTCGACTCGAGTCGGCCACCGAAATCAGGTCGGCCGTCGACCGAACACCGTTCCACACGACATACCTGCGCCAGCGACTCGACGACGACCTCGCCGCCGACGTGCGCGTCACGAAGCAGTTTCTGAAGGGAATCGGTGCCTACGGCAGCGACCTCCGAACGCGTGGGTTCAGCGGGTACCTGACCGAACTGCTCGTCTGCGAGTACGGCGGCTTTCGGCCACTTCTCGAAGCTGCTGCGGACTGGCAGCCACCGGTCGAACTCGACCCCGAGAATCACGGCCGTGAAACCTTTGCCGACCCGCTCATCGTCATCGACCCCACGGATCCCGACCGCAACGTCGCCGCAGTCTGCGCCCCCGAGAACGTCGCCCGACTCCAGCACTACGCCCGCGCGTTCCTCGAGGAGCCGGCACTCGAGTGCTTCGAGCCAGCCGACCCCGAGCCACTATCTGAGACGGACCTTCGCGAGCATCTCGAGCGCCGCCAGACGACGCCGGTTGCGATCCGATTCGATGCGCCGGACCTCGTGGAAGACCAGCTCTACCCCCAGCTTCAGAAATCGCTCGACGGGATCACACAGGGGCTCGATAACCGCGGCTTCGACGTCTTCCGCGCTGCAGCGTTCGCAGACGAGGCTGCTGTCGTGTTCGCCGAACTCGCCGTCGCCGAGCGCCCCGCAGTCGAGCGCCACGACGGGCCACCAGTTCACGTGCAGGGCCACGCCGGAGGATTCTACGACGCGTACGCGGACGATTCCGACGCGTACGGCCCGTTCATCGACGGCGACCGCTACATCACCGAGCGCGAGCGAGAGTTCACGAGCGCACGCGAGTTTCTCGAGAGTCAGCGCCTCTTCGATGTCGGCCTCGGCGCACACGTCGAGACGGCACTCGAGTCCGACTACGAGGTGCTGGTGGGTGACGATGTGGCAGTGCTACTCGAGGAGTTCGGTCGCGAGCTCAGGACGTACTTCGAGCCGCGGCCGTGA
- a CDS encoding histone, translating to MNVELPFAPVDTIIRRNAGELRVSADASQELAARIQNHGSELAIDAAECATDDGRKTLMAADFGVETVVDKDELELPVAPVDRIARLEIDDQYRVSMDARVALADILEDYADNVAGAAAILAHHADRRTIIDDDIETYFSLFE from the coding sequence ATGAACGTCGAACTCCCGTTCGCCCCCGTGGATACGATTATCCGGCGGAACGCGGGCGAGCTTCGGGTGAGTGCCGATGCGTCCCAGGAACTCGCAGCCCGGATCCAGAACCACGGGAGCGAACTCGCAATCGACGCCGCGGAATGCGCCACCGACGACGGCCGAAAGACGCTGATGGCCGCCGACTTCGGCGTCGAAACCGTCGTCGACAAGGACGAACTCGAGTTACCGGTCGCACCGGTCGACCGGATCGCCAGACTGGAGATTGACGATCAGTACCGTGTCTCGATGGACGCTCGCGTCGCGCTCGCTGATATTCTCGAGGATTACGCCGACAACGTAGCAGGTGCGGCAGCGATTCTCGCACACCACGCAGACCGACGCACGATCATCGACGACGACATCGAGACGTACTTCTCGCTGTTCGAGTGA
- a CDS encoding poly-gamma-glutamate hydrolase family protein, whose amino-acid sequence MTTPLSCNGETTYWDRTVEEVDDEWTTRAATDRYCSLPCELLDSSTLEIGQQVRLFHDDGGGFANAIYTIASDHDSEHLWLTDRGLGRIGAEGGDTVTVGQLAAHPNYGTRQSARLNDEYAEYLVGDDGDSNVKNGVDGGDVDTDVLALAPHGGYIEYGTDWQAKRVADTADGLAWICAGFNDVGGALDRWHIHSTDIHHASFPALDDIRHGEFEWSVAFHGYTNNTILVGGTASEDDRALVATALEEALPETPVELASSDASSYAGAAPENVLNEVGTIGQTIQLEQPMDVRQEQWAAVADAVASALEELH is encoded by the coding sequence ATGACCACTCCACTGAGCTGTAACGGCGAAACGACCTACTGGGACCGAACCGTCGAGGAGGTCGACGACGAATGGACGACCCGCGCTGCAACTGATCGTTACTGCTCGCTCCCATGTGAGCTCCTCGACTCGAGTACACTCGAGATTGGCCAGCAGGTTCGGTTGTTTCACGACGATGGCGGCGGTTTTGCAAACGCTATCTATACCATCGCGTCGGACCACGACAGCGAACACCTCTGGCTAACCGACCGCGGTCTCGGCCGCATCGGTGCCGAAGGCGGCGACACCGTGACAGTTGGCCAGCTTGCGGCTCACCCAAACTACGGCACGCGACAGAGTGCGCGTCTCAACGACGAGTACGCGGAGTATCTTGTCGGCGACGATGGCGATAGCAATGTCAAGAACGGTGTCGATGGCGGTGATGTCGATACCGACGTGCTCGCACTCGCCCCCCACGGCGGCTACATAGAGTACGGAACCGACTGGCAGGCAAAACGTGTCGCCGACACGGCCGACGGCCTCGCCTGGATCTGTGCGGGCTTCAACGACGTCGGCGGCGCGCTCGACCGGTGGCACATCCACTCGACGGATATCCACCACGCCTCGTTTCCAGCCCTCGACGACATCCGCCACGGGGAGTTCGAGTGGAGTGTCGCCTTCCACGGCTACACGAACAACACCATCCTCGTCGGCGGGACCGCAAGCGAAGACGACCGGGCACTCGTCGCCACTGCACTCGAGGAGGCCCTGCCCGAGACGCCGGTCGAACTCGCGAGCAGTGACGCGAGCAGCTACGCCGGTGCAGCACCCGAGAACGTGCTCAACGAGGTCGGAACGATTGGGCAAACGATTCAGCTCGAACAGCCGATGGACGTTCGGCAAGAGCAGTGGGCAGCTGTCGCGGATGCCGTCGCGAGTGCACTCGAGGAGCTGCACTGA
- a CDS encoding TIGR00296 family protein — protein sequence MSQGQGVNLSYEDGARAVELAREAVESYVEHGQREQPGSMRESFYERTGAFVRLESTRGRGSLRGCAGGYRSGEQLGHVIVDAAIEAASEDSCSSEVSPSELPNLTVSVCTVKNVVLTDDPLADLELGTHGVAIDGGEGGWLYPTVPVENGWSKREYLDRTCRKAKLAPGAWQDDDVVVTLFEGQVFREREADGSIEEL from the coding sequence ATGTCCCAGGGACAGGGCGTCAACCTTTCCTACGAAGACGGTGCACGAGCGGTTGAACTCGCGCGTGAAGCCGTCGAATCCTACGTCGAACATGGCCAACGAGAACAACCAGGCAGCATGCGCGAGAGCTTCTACGAGCGAACTGGTGCGTTCGTTCGTCTCGAGTCCACTCGCGGTCGCGGCAGCCTGCGCGGCTGCGCCGGCGGCTACCGCTCTGGTGAGCAACTCGGTCACGTCATCGTCGATGCAGCGATCGAAGCCGCGAGCGAGGACTCCTGTAGCTCCGAAGTGAGTCCCTCCGAACTACCGAATCTCACAGTCTCGGTCTGTACGGTCAAGAACGTCGTCCTCACCGACGACCCGCTTGCAGATCTCGAACTCGGCACGCACGGGGTTGCCATCGACGGCGGCGAGGGCGGCTGGCTCTACCCGACAGTGCCCGTCGAAAACGGCTGGAGCAAACGTGAGTATCTCGATCGAACCTGCCGCAAGGCCAAACTCGCCCCCGGTGCCTGGCAGGACGACGACGTTGTCGTTACACTCTTCGAAGGGCAAGTGTTCCGCGAGCGCGAAGCAGACGGCAGTATCGAAGAGCTCTAA
- a CDS encoding group I intron-associated PD-(D/E)XK endonuclease, giving the protein MSDRTTWYESLNEPQKRGQATEAIIRSAFVLRDVPVLVPAYDNEPYDLVVEIAGKFLRIQCKTAYQKSEGTVAFETVSTRRRGDGYDRTGYDGRAEYFAVYDPINDNRYLGPVSEAATGKMEIRFRDSANGQHAGINWAKEYLFDKRLAALRP; this is encoded by the coding sequence ATGTCTGATCGGACGACATGGTATGAGTCACTCAACGAACCGCAAAAGCGCGGTCAAGCAACCGAGGCGATCATCCGTTCTGCGTTCGTACTCCGCGACGTTCCGGTTCTCGTTCCAGCCTACGATAACGAACCGTATGATCTGGTCGTCGAAATCGCCGGTAAATTCCTCCGAATTCAGTGCAAAACAGCGTACCAGAAGAGCGAGGGCACGGTCGCGTTTGAGACGGTAAGCACACGCCGCCGGGGGGATGGATACGATCGGACTGGGTACGATGGCCGTGCCGAGTACTTTGCGGTCTACGACCCAATCAACGACAATCGGTATCTCGGACCCGTTTCCGAGGCTGCAACTGGGAAAATGGAAATTCGGTTTCGAGACTCAGCAAACGGGCAACACGCTGGGATCAACTGGGCAAAAGAGTATCTCTTCGACAAACGACTCGCAGCACTGAGGCCATAA
- a CDS encoding poly-gamma-glutamate hydrolase family protein: MTDDTNKTERIDTPKLTRRSALTAAVGTPALLGLAVGSYEAATRVSDGDESETGILCPLADNQPSLEGEKTAISADPRLLSAHGLSAGQQVRLVRNDTDDEFAIYTIVEERPENPSDIIRGGAAARKRLDLASVEPTDPGNDDCPELLQAYTGDDKEIDVTISTMIPNPDLSEDEAREQGELIERLDDRGSDLLFLAPHGGAVQPKTDQQAEHAGELAEATCWRTKGWGPNGVNAFHRWHVPTSELSPSSYPELATVTDEEFELAVDFSGVCETGIVVGGTADRARREAVRDSINDALPTCSVTATLADDESGTNQELLSNRLAAETIYLAQSYDARRAYWKEISLGVAAGLSDDVVLMQRHSC, from the coding sequence ATGACAGACGACACAAACAAAACCGAACGAATCGACACCCCGAAACTAACCCGCCGATCGGCGTTGACCGCCGCAGTCGGAACACCGGCGTTGCTCGGCCTCGCCGTCGGCTCGTACGAGGCAGCGACGCGAGTCAGCGACGGCGACGAGTCCGAGACCGGAATCCTCTGTCCGCTCGCTGATAACCAACCGTCGCTCGAGGGAGAGAAAACCGCAATCTCGGCCGATCCACGGCTGCTCTCGGCCCACGGGCTCTCGGCGGGACAACAGGTCCGGCTCGTCCGAAACGACACCGACGACGAGTTCGCCATCTACACGATCGTCGAGGAGCGCCCGGAGAATCCGTCCGACATCATCAGAGGTGGGGCCGCTGCACGCAAGCGGCTCGATCTCGCGTCGGTCGAGCCGACTGATCCTGGCAACGACGACTGTCCGGAGCTCCTCCAAGCCTATACTGGCGACGATAAGGAAATCGACGTCACGATTTCGACGATGATTCCAAATCCGGACCTCTCCGAAGACGAAGCGCGCGAACAGGGCGAGTTGATCGAACGGCTGGACGATCGGGGGTCCGACCTCCTCTTTCTCGCACCCCACGGCGGAGCCGTCCAGCCAAAGACCGACCAGCAGGCCGAACACGCCGGTGAGCTTGCCGAGGCAACGTGCTGGCGGACGAAGGGGTGGGGCCCAAACGGAGTCAACGCCTTCCACCGATGGCACGTCCCGACGAGCGAACTCTCGCCGTCGTCCTACCCCGAACTCGCGACAGTCACCGACGAGGAGTTCGAGCTCGCCGTCGACTTCAGCGGCGTCTGTGAGACGGGGATCGTCGTCGGCGGGACGGCTGACCGAGCACGCCGCGAAGCCGTGCGCGATTCGATCAACGATGCGTTGCCAACCTGTTCGGTGACGGCGACGCTTGCCGATGACGAGAGCGGAACCAACCAGGAACTGCTCAGCAACCGCCTCGCTGCGGAAACCATCTACCTCGCACAGAGCTACGACGCTCGACGAGCCTACTGGAAGGAGATTTCGCTCGGCGTCGCCGCTGGACTCTCCGACGACGTCGTGTTGATGCAGCGACATAGCTGCTGA
- a CDS encoding Mur ligase family protein produces MSNPPLTALRQSITTLSGPLMRAGRHLLSPFTRGLEHRRRLADIDVKIVVSGTRGKSGTIERLYDVLRAREYDAYAKVTGNHPLSLYDGDENAIDRGERVTLYENVRELRKYADAEALVLENQGITDYTTRMMNEAFGQPDVLVITNIRQDHRDTLGKSRETIARAFARAAPPGTHVVNGEQDPELRSYLERELQEIGATVTHVDVPDCHQHVPGAECVYAIDCVLETIGEPAMSDERRASMLDALAVDWVHALGGRIYNAADVNDVESTEMVRQSLVEDGEQIQPFVYLRRDRRARTASFHEYLEELFEQDALEQARVAGSHTDLFAAKASFPVICHDEQTEAAIDVLNEMLEEDWPVLVMGNTVAEFMRDLDDEIERHATDPAAVCERELESEPEREAASDGTARCERERDQQSNAPADAAMTADGREDTQSGHEPEPEQRAPAQ; encoded by the coding sequence ATGTCAAACCCACCCCTCACAGCACTCCGGCAATCGATCACGACCCTCTCTGGACCGCTTATGCGGGCTGGACGGCACCTCCTGTCGCCGTTCACCCGCGGTCTCGAACACCGTCGCAGACTCGCGGACATCGACGTCAAGATCGTCGTCTCGGGAACCCGCGGCAAATCGGGTACCATCGAGCGACTGTACGACGTCCTTCGGGCCCGCGAGTACGACGCCTACGCGAAAGTCACGGGTAACCATCCCCTGTCGCTGTACGACGGGGACGAAAACGCTATCGATCGCGGCGAGCGCGTCACGCTCTACGAGAACGTCCGCGAGCTTCGCAAGTACGCCGACGCCGAGGCGTTGGTCCTCGAGAATCAGGGGATCACGGACTACACGACGCGAATGATGAACGAGGCGTTCGGCCAACCCGATGTCCTCGTCATCACGAACATCCGTCAGGATCACCGCGACACGCTCGGCAAGAGTCGCGAGACGATCGCCCGAGCGTTCGCGCGGGCTGCGCCACCCGGCACCCACGTGGTAAACGGTGAGCAAGACCCGGAGCTTCGCTCGTACCTAGAGCGTGAACTACAGGAGATCGGCGCGACCGTGACGCACGTCGATGTTCCCGACTGCCACCAGCACGTCCCGGGAGCCGAGTGCGTCTACGCCATCGACTGCGTCCTCGAGACGATCGGCGAACCGGCCATGTCCGACGAGCGTCGAGCGTCGATGCTCGACGCCCTCGCCGTCGACTGGGTGCACGCCCTCGGCGGCCGCATCTACAACGCGGCCGACGTCAACGACGTCGAGAGTACCGAAATGGTCCGACAGTCGCTGGTCGAGGACGGCGAACAGATTCAGCCGTTCGTCTACCTGCGCCGCGACCGTCGCGCCCGGACAGCGTCGTTCCACGAGTATCTCGAGGAACTGTTCGAGCAGGATGCACTCGAGCAGGCCCGTGTTGCGGGCAGCCACACAGACCTGTTCGCAGCAAAGGCGTCGTTTCCCGTAATTTGTCACGACGAGCAGACCGAGGCTGCGATCGATGTCCTCAACGAGATGCTCGAAGAGGACTGGCCGGTGCTGGTGATGGGGAATACCGTCGCCGAGTTCATGCGCGATCTCGACGACGAGATTGAGCGCCACGCAACCGATCCGGCGGCCGTGTGCGAGCGCGAACTCGAGTCCGAACCCGAACGTGAGGCTGCGAGCGACGGCACTGCCAGGTGCGAGCGCGAACGCGATCAACAGTCGAACGCGCCAGCAGACGCCGCGATGACCGCCGACGGTCGGGAAGACACACAGTCCGGGCATGAGCCCGAACCCGAGCAGCGTGCCCCGGCTCAATAG
- a CDS encoding histone deacetylase family protein yields the protein MQFGYSEVCLAHDPGPRHPESPDRLRAIRERLKKKHGVEYVEADPCPIDDIAAIHDRDYIESVKEFCEDGGGNWDPDTTAVEETWDAICASAGQACWAVDAALAGDSGRKTPFAIGRPPGHHAVPDDAMGFCFANNVAIAAQHALDHDEYDVDRVAIFDWDVHHGNGTQDIFEDRDDVFFVSIHEQGLYPGTGDVEETGSGDGAGTTMNIPMPAGTSDAGYLAAFDGPITAALESFDPDLLLISAGFDAHRHDPISRIRLSTEAYALLTDRVRTRSDELDAPLAFILEGGYGLDVLADSVSIVHETFDGREPLGPDDDEEIDEAVEDALEAVLEEHELDADSGL from the coding sequence ATGCAATTCGGCTACAGCGAGGTCTGCCTCGCACACGATCCCGGTCCGCGCCACCCGGAGTCGCCAGACCGGCTGCGTGCCATTCGAGAGCGCCTGAAGAAGAAACACGGCGTCGAGTACGTCGAGGCCGACCCCTGTCCGATCGACGACATTGCAGCGATTCACGACCGCGACTACATCGAATCGGTCAAGGAGTTCTGTGAGGACGGCGGCGGGAACTGGGACCCTGACACGACGGCGGTCGAGGAGACCTGGGACGCGATCTGTGCCAGTGCTGGGCAGGCCTGCTGGGCCGTCGACGCTGCCCTCGCGGGCGATTCAGGTCGCAAGACGCCATTTGCGATCGGCCGACCACCGGGACACCACGCCGTCCCTGACGACGCGATGGGCTTTTGCTTCGCAAACAACGTCGCGATCGCCGCCCAGCACGCACTCGACCACGACGAGTACGACGTCGACCGCGTCGCGATCTTCGACTGGGACGTCCACCACGGCAACGGCACGCAGGACATCTTCGAGGACCGCGACGACGTATTCTTCGTCTCGATCCACGAACAGGGCCTGTATCCCGGCACCGGCGATGTCGAGGAGACCGGCTCCGGTGACGGTGCAGGGACGACGATGAACATCCCGATGCCCGCGGGAACGAGCGACGCTGGCTACCTCGCCGCGTTCGACGGCCCGATTACGGCCGCACTCGAGTCGTTCGATCCGGACCTTCTCCTCATCAGCGCAGGGTTCGACGCACATCGCCACGACCCAATTTCTCGAATTCGTCTCTCGACGGAGGCCTACGCGCTGTTGACCGACCGCGTTCGAACCCGTTCCGACGAACTGGATGCACCGCTTGCGTTTATTCTGGAAGGGGGGTACGGGCTCGACGTGCTCGCTGACAGCGTCTCGATCGTCCACGAGACGTTCGACGGCCGCGAACCGCTCGGGCCGGACGACGACGAGGAGATTGACGAGGCAGTTGAAGACGCACTCGAGGCGGTTCTCGAGGAGCACGAGTTAGATGCCGATAGTGGCCTGTAG
- a CDS encoding single-stranded DNA binding protein: MSDIEGVYEDLEADVSLEEFREAVEEKVEQMGGLADEETAAMLIAHEIGESEVGGIADIEPSMEVAKFVAKVLSIGERRTFERDGEDEDGQVVNVEVADETGSVRAAFWDEHAEAALGELEEGQVLRIKGRPKDGFSGVEVSVDEVEPDPDTEVDVQVSDTHTVESLSLGLSNVNLVGLVLDTGTVRTFDRDDGSEGKVSNLVLGDSSGRVRVTLWDEQADLATEIEAGTTVEVVDGYVKERDGSLELHVGNRGAVEEVDAEVEYVPESTSIESIEIGQEVDLAGVVRSADPKRTFDRDDGSEGQVRNIRVQDATGDIRVALWGEKADIDIGPGDEVALGDVEIQDGWQDDLEASAGWQSTITVLESDSDSERTTGGDESGGGDENAGLGAFAGDASGGSETADATSGGGADTAATTTADEHGDAAAADDGEETEFTGVVVQAGSPVVLDDGETTMSVDTDVDVGLGEEVTARGVVRDGRLDANDVF; the protein is encoded by the coding sequence ATGAGCGATATCGAGGGCGTCTACGAGGATCTCGAGGCCGACGTTTCTCTCGAAGAGTTTCGCGAGGCCGTCGAAGAAAAAGTAGAGCAGATGGGGGGGCTCGCGGACGAGGAGACCGCGGCGATGCTAATCGCCCACGAAATTGGTGAAAGCGAAGTCGGCGGTATCGCCGATATCGAACCCAGCATGGAGGTGGCGAAGTTCGTCGCCAAGGTGCTCTCGATCGGTGAGCGCCGCACCTTCGAACGCGACGGCGAGGACGAAGACGGACAGGTCGTCAACGTCGAAGTCGCCGACGAAACTGGTTCCGTGCGCGCAGCGTTCTGGGACGAACACGCGGAGGCCGCACTCGGGGAACTCGAGGAGGGCCAGGTGCTCCGAATCAAGGGCCGGCCAAAGGACGGCTTCAGCGGTGTCGAGGTCAGCGTCGACGAAGTCGAACCGGATCCGGATACCGAGGTCGACGTGCAGGTTTCGGATACACACACTGTCGAGAGCCTTTCACTCGGTCTCTCGAACGTCAATCTCGTCGGACTGGTTCTGGATACCGGCACCGTCCGCACGTTCGACCGCGACGACGGCTCCGAGGGGAAGGTTTCGAATCTCGTCCTCGGTGACTCGTCCGGCCGCGTCCGCGTGACGCTGTGGGACGAGCAGGCCGATCTCGCGACCGAAATCGAGGCCGGGACGACCGTCGAGGTCGTCGACGGCTACGTCAAAGAACGCGACGGCAGTCTCGAACTCCACGTCGGCAACCGTGGCGCGGTCGAAGAAGTCGACGCCGAGGTCGAATACGTCCCGGAGAGTACGTCTATCGAGTCCATCGAAATCGGACAGGAGGTCGACCTCGCCGGCGTCGTCCGCTCGGCGGACCCGAAACGGACGTTCGACCGCGACGACGGCTCCGAGGGACAGGTCCGGAACATCCGGGTCCAGGACGCGACCGGCGACATTCGTGTCGCGCTCTGGGGCGAGAAGGCCGATATCGACATCGGACCCGGCGACGAAGTCGCACTCGGCGACGTCGAAATTCAGGACGGCTGGCAGGACGACCTCGAAGCCTCCGCAGGCTGGCAGTCGACAATCACGGTACTCGAGTCCGATTCCGACTCCGAGCGCACGACGGGCGGCGATGAGAGCGGCGGTGGCGATGAGAACGCGGGACTCGGTGCGTTTGCCGGCGATGCGTCCGGTGGCTCTGAAACAGCTGACGCGACAAGCGGTGGTGGCGCTGACACGGCCGCGACAACAACAGCCGATGAACACGGCGATGCGGCTGCAGCCGACGACGGCGAGGAAACCGAATTCACCGGCGTCGTCGTCCAGGCTGGCAGCCCGGTCGTCCTCGACGACGGCGAGACGACGATGAGCGTCGACACCGACGTCGACGTGGGCCTCGGTGAGGAAGTCACTGCACGAGGCGTCGTCCGGGACGGCCGGCTGGATGCAAACGACGTGTTCTAA
- a CDS encoding nicotinate phosphoribosyltransferase, which yields MSNPFGTIPDEAILEGTATDAYFDRTRSTLEYAGKNPHVVAEVTADQFPTGSFDVFTGVRDVATLFEGRAVDVDALPDGHLFDGGPVMRIEGPYLEFAELETSLLGFLSQPSGFATAALESRLAAPESTVLSFGARHVHPSIAATVERAALLAGLDGFSHVAAGEILDREAGGTMPHALMFCFGEGNQAEAWETYDEAVAADVPRIALVDTFWDEKSESLLAAETLGDDLDGVRIDTTGSRRGDFRHIIREVRWELDARGYEDVDIFCSGGIGPDSMRELRDVADGFGVGSHITSADSVDFSLDIVEIEGEPISKRGKLSGVKQVYRTAAGGHHVVLADREAPADATALLEPLVRDGELVREFDLDEASERCLADAEAVSFGDQNI from the coding sequence ATGTCAAACCCGTTCGGAACCATCCCTGACGAGGCAATTCTCGAGGGGACCGCGACGGACGCCTACTTCGACCGCACCCGGTCGACACTCGAGTACGCCGGGAAGAACCCTCACGTCGTCGCCGAGGTCACCGCCGACCAGTTCCCGACTGGGTCGTTCGATGTCTTCACGGGCGTCAGAGACGTCGCAACGCTCTTCGAGGGCCGCGCCGTCGACGTCGACGCGCTGCCTGACGGCCACCTGTTCGATGGCGGCCCAGTCATGCGAATCGAGGGCCCCTACCTCGAGTTCGCCGAACTCGAGACGTCGCTGCTCGGCTTTCTCTCTCAACCAAGTGGGTTCGCGACGGCAGCACTCGAGTCCCGACTGGCTGCACCGGAGTCGACCGTCCTCTCCTTCGGTGCGCGCCACGTTCACCCGTCGATTGCGGCGACGGTCGAGCGGGCGGCGTTGCTCGCTGGACTCGATGGCTTCTCGCACGTTGCAGCGGGCGAGATTCTCGACCGGGAGGCGGGCGGCACGATGCCCCACGCGCTCATGTTCTGCTTCGGCGAAGGGAACCAGGCCGAGGCCTGGGAGACGTACGATGAGGCAGTTGCTGCGGACGTTCCCCGGATTGCACTGGTCGACACGTTCTGGGACGAAAAGAGCGAGAGTCTGCTGGCCGCAGAGACGCTCGGCGATGACCTTGACGGCGTTCGAATCGACACCACGGGTTCACGACGCGGCGACTTCCGTCACATTATCCGTGAAGTTCGCTGGGAACTCGACGCACGGGGATACGAGGACGTCGATATTTTCTGCAGCGGCGGGATCGGTCCTGACTCGATGCGTGAACTGCGAGACGTCGCGGACGGCTTCGGCGTTGGCAGCCACATCACCAGTGCCGACTCGGTCGACTTCAGCCTGGATATCGTCGAAATAGAGGGCGAACCGATCTCAAAGCGCGGCAAACTTTCCGGTGTGAAGCAGGTGTACCGGACCGCAGCTGGTGGTCACCACGTTGTGCTGGCTGACCGCGAGGCGCCTGCCGATGCGACGGCGCTACTCGAACCACTCGTCCGCGATGGCGAACTCGTCCGCGAGTTCGACCTCGATGAGGCGAGTGAACGGTGTCTGGCCGACGCCGAGGCGGTTAGCTTCGGCGACCAGAATATCTGA